The following is a genomic window from Bos taurus isolate L1 Dominette 01449 registration number 42190680 breed Hereford chromosome 11, ARS-UCD2.0, whole genome shotgun sequence.
CTAGCAGTTGGGCTTTCAAACAAAccgatttttaaaaatgaatgtggcTTACCCCAAAAAGAAGTTGAACGTTCCAGTTGATCAAAAAGTACTTGTTTAGGAAAATCAGTTTTGGAATGAAGTGGAAACAAGGCCTTTGAAATGCAGTTTGGCCCTACATAACACCACATTTTAGACTTTTCCTTGCCATTGCACATTCTTTATGGTAAAGAGGACTCTGAGCCCGCAGGGTCTTCACCCATCCAATCCTCCAGGGCCGCAAGCTTCCCTTCCCCCACAGCTGAAGCTTTCAGCCAGGGGCCAGGCATTTGGGAGAACTTATAAATTGTTCCCGATCCCCTTTGGCAGCATGCGCCCAGCACCAAAACGCTCCAGTTAACACCAGTGCAATCAGTTAGCGTGAAGCAGCTGCTCAAGGCCTGGCGGGCTCCACTGATCACCCCCACCCAACCAGCCTCAGCTGTGAGACTCAGGAGACCCCAGTGAACACAGGGTCAAGGGGTTGGGAGTACGGGTGATGGAAGCCAGTTgctgtagatgaggaaacaaacttTTGCTAAAGCTCTTATTTACTTTGGAAAAAGTGAGAATCAAAAAgtgaactgtgtgtgtgttaggggtgGGTGAGgggtagagaaggaaaaacaggaaTTGATTTATGAAGCACATTTTCAAGCTTTAAAGCCATTGTAGGAAAGAACCATACTCAGGTTTTGTTCAGTTGTGTGAGAATCAGAAGAGAaattgaaagctttttttttttccttgcttttttccAGACCTGGGTTGAATTTGCTTTCTGGCCGCTTATAGTAGTCTCAAGCACAGACACTAATCCTTTTGCATAAATAACGTGTGTGCTCACTCCCAGAGGAAGCTGTCCACATAAACAAACACTACCCAGATATAAGTTTAACTTGTTtaatcttccttctctttccgTCCTCAGCACAACCAGGCTTTCCAAGGTCCAGGCCAAACCCTGGTTCTCTGGCCCAGAAAGGCTGGGCTTTAACTTCCCGCCCCCAATTCAGCCAGGGGCTGGCAAGACCATCCTCACCCAAGCAGTTCAGTTTCACGGGCGtcccactggaaaaaaaaaaaaaaaatcagaccttCAGCTGCCACTGCAGACACGTGATCGCTTGGTGACTCACAGGCGGGCCACACCCCTCAGGCCTCCCAACCAGGACCTGCTACCAGTCAGCCAACTCGGGGATGCATCTTATTAGCAAAGGGAACAGCTAGCTAAACTAATGCCCTTGACAGTCTAAATTACTTTCAGCTAAAAGAACTTGCTATTAAAACATATAGGGAGACAAGCTCTTCAAAACTCAGGCTCTGCAGCCCTCTAAACCCTACCGCCCAACTCTCTAAGACCTGGGCAATGCCTGACAGTGGTGGGAAGCTAGAAAGCTCTATAGATATCcccattttaaaaaaggaagctaTCTTACAcattaataccttttttttttcccaaaagttttattgggggaaaactacaaaacatttacAGTACAATGTTTACAGTCACAATTTGTAGTGAACTGATTCCCCAAATATATTACAACTCAAGTTGACTTAACCTTGTTACATTCAAAATACCTACTTCTGTCAAAGTAGTCcacaatacacacatacatagtgCTCCGACTGTACCTACGTACAAACGAACTAAAGCTACTGCTCATTCAGCTGCTGTCCAGAAAAGCATTCCTGCCTTTCCAcacgggggaaaaaaaatagtacaaGTTTTGGAATTTTCTGTAATTAAACAAGGCATATTCATGTACTACATACCATTTTAGCACTAAGAGGTGGCCTCTTCACTTTAtatctatataaaaaaaaagtggtaaaaaTCTTCTCCTTTTGTGCAGTTGAACCCATCCTACATTCAGATTCTCTCAAGCACTAATAGACAAAATACTTATTTGGTTGAGGAAAATTTAAGGCAAGTTCTGGCCCTTCCAAAGGCACTGTGAGATCACCCTCGCCCCATTATTGCTACATgtctttatatgcagagtatgtcacaGTAGAACTGGTggaacaagcaaacaaaaacatctTTTGCTAATTTATAAAGTTGGAATGAGAAAAGCATACCACATGTGAGCCTGATTGCAATGtggtcattttttcttttaaagttggaTGGGCTACAACCATTATACATTCTAAGAAAAACTCGTAAGATATTCCTCAAACTACTTCCACAGCATCAAGATAGATTTCTGTAAAGAAATCATGCAATCTTTCAAAATTTACGTAAACAAggaaagaaattaatgaaataaatattacatACAATCtcttaaattaagatttttttactCATTTACAATAAAATAACCATGTGAAGTTACAAAAGGCATATATTACTGTGAAAAGAACATACACTCCACATTTTGCCGATTAATAATGGCAATCATaacttaacataataaaagaatatatatctatTGCTTTTCATCATACTTGATAAATACAGTATGAACAAAATTTTCAATGTATACTTTTCACAAGataataaataagttaaatagttttttttcatattgagttGTGGTGCAGTGGTGCGAATCAACTCAAAACAGCTAAAAATTCAGCAGTTATTCCCCATCAATTATGAACTAAGCTCTGCCCAAGGCTTCCAGAAAGAGCAGACAAAATGGTTCTAAATTAAACATCCACTAAGTGGTGGCAATGAAACCAGTAACCAGTATGAAACTTTGGaatgcaaggtttttttttttccagacatatataactttgttaaaaaacaaacacctaTGGAGCTGAGGTCTACTATCAAGGCATATTCTTGGCAGAATATTGGATTCTAAAAGCTTATAGGTTTATTAGCAAGGCGGTGGTTGGCTGGTTTGTTTACACTGGTCTGGGACAAACAATTAGGAAGGAACCTCTCTCAAGATAAGAGTCCTGACATCTGGACTGTAACTAATGCTTTTCAAGTGAAGATATGGAATGGTGGTTGATAGCTGCTGGTGCTGGGTTGATTTTTCCTAAAATCCCAAACTCATCGGAGACCTAAAaaagtttgttgtttgtttggtttttgttctaTTCGCATCACAACTGCTCTGTTGTGAGTCTTTTGTTCATCAATACAAAAAGTTCGTTGGCTTTTTTCCCGCTCAACAAGAATGAAACTtcgtaataataataaaaataataataataataaaaaaacaaaaaacgaagAGGGAACCgaaaggggaggggtgggggcccCTCCCGGCACTCAAGTTCGAGTCCAAGTGCTCGGCACAGCCTGCAGTCTGCTTGTGGCCGATGTCACCCCCCACACTCCCGTGGCCCCCTGCCCCTAAGCAGGGGCACCCTCCAACACCCCCAGAACggccttcccttcctcctcctcactgGCGCCCTCTTGCCTCAGTCGTCGGAGATGGAGAGGCGGCTGAAGATGGGTAGGCGGCGACCTGGGTCAAGGCCGGGGGACTCAGAGCCGCTGAGGCTGCCCGAGCTCAGGGAGCCGCTCAAGTAGCTGTCGCGGTCCGACAGCGAGTCTGGGGGGCTAGGGGGCGCGTCGAACACCGGCGACTCGGACAGGCGGCGTGGCAACTGGAAGCTGAAGGGCGGCGAGGGCGGCGCGGCGGCGCTGGCAGGGAGGGGCGCGCTGGGCGGCGCCGGGGGCTGCGCGGGGGGCAccaggccctgctgctgctgttggctGCGATAGTAGGCGGCAGCAGCCACGGCGGCGAAGTTGTGGGTCTGGATGGCCAGCGGCGTGATGAGGCTGCTCAGCTCCGGGCCGAAGGCGAAGGCGTTGTTGGCGCACGAGGCCGACGAGCAGGTGGCGCAGGGTGCGCCGGGTGCGAGCAAGTCCTCGGCGCCCCCGGTGCCGTACAGCAGCGCGGCCGCCGCCGCGGCCGCGCAGCACGTAGGGGCGCCGGAGGGCGTGGAGGCTGCCGAGGCCGAGGAGCAGGACGAAGCGGACGACGAGCAAGACGAGGCCGAGGAGCAGGAGGGTGGCGGCGGCGTGCGCGACGTGGGGCTGTCGAGAAGCAGGGGCGACTCTAGGCCCCCAGGGGGCTGGTGGTGGCCCGACGGGAAGCCCGAGAAGCTGAGGCTATGGTGCAGCTTGGGCCGCGGTTCCCGCGGGAAGCCTAGGTGCAGCGCATCGCGGGCGCTGAAGGTGCGCAAGTCCCCGGAGGCGCCCCCGGACGGCGCGGGTCGCCGCTCATCAGCGTTGTGGATGAAGTGGCAGCGCGGCCCGTAGGGGCAGAAGCCGATGGTGTGGAAGGTGCGGCACAGCTCGGTCTTGTACTTGGGGTGCCGCGTCAGGCTGCGCAGCTCGTGGAAGCCGTGTGCGAACTGGCACTTCTCGCCGTACTTGCAGGTGCCACTCTCCTCGAAGGGCCGGCACAGCTCAGTTTTGTAGCGCGTCGAATTGATCTGGGAGCCGCCGCCCCCCTTCTGCTGTTGCTGCAGGTGCAGGAGGTGCTGGCTGCGCTCCCCGTTCTCGCTGAACGAGCGGTCCCGGAATTTGTTCTCCTTGTTCAGCAGGGCGGTGCCGCCGCCCCCCGACGGCTCCTTGAGGGTGCCGTAGGAGGCCGAGCCGCCGGCCGCCGCGCTACCGTTAGCCGCGCCCGGGAACTTGGGCGAGCAGCTGCCGGGGCTAGGCGCGGGGTGGGCGAGCGCGTGCAGGTTGCTGGCCGAGTGCCGTCGGAGGAAGCCCGGCGTGAAGCCCGAGCTGGGGGCGGTGGCCACGGGTGTCCCCACCGCCTTCTTGTCCAGCATGTTGTTCAGATTGAGGTTGGCCAGGGATTTCTCCGTCTGCCAAGAGGAGGGGAGCGGGGAAGAGatgaaaagggaggagggaagagttgGGGCGAGTTGCGGAGTAGCCACTACCAGCCCTccgattctttttctttttcggATCTCGATTCGGCCCAACTTCCACCCTTAAACGCGCACAAGAATCAAGTTCGCACTGGGAGGAGCCGGACTCTCCCACCCTAGGCCGCCCTGCGGCGCGACATGTGATCCTCAGCCGTGGGCCGCAGGCCTGGGCGGCGCAAATCCCGTCCGGGAAGCCCCGGGCAGCGTGGCTGTGGTCAGCTGCGGAGAAACTAACAGCTACAGCGACTCCCTTCTGCCTTTCCTCCCAGCTGCTCCTTCTCCCCGCCCACAAGGCTCGAGCAACAGTGCAAACTCTGGGATTTTTCCCCAATCTAAAAAAGTCAGAGCGGGAAGAGAACCCCCAAAGCCGAGGACAGAAGGCCAAGCCTGAGAACTCGAAGGGCTCCCTGCTCACCCGCGTACCTTGCACAAGAAGTCGATATCGTAGAAGGCGGACAGAAGTGTGGTCGACATGTTTCTGGATCCTCTAATGGTCGGAGCTGGAAACTGGGAGATCCGGAGGAGCCCTCGGGGCGGCGCGGCCGGGCCCGAGCCACGACGAGTAACGGGCGAGGGGCGAGGAAGGGACCGAAAGTTTGCTGGGGGCCGAGAAAAGAGGGAGCGGGGGCAGCAGCGTGGACTGGGTTTGAGGGTGCCCGGGAGTGCGGAGTTGGGGGGAAAGAAGAATTAAGCTAGAGCGCACCTCCGCGCCCCGGGGTGCCCGGCCCGCCCCCCCCGCGCGGAGCCGACGGCAGCTCGCGGACTGGTGGAACTCAGCGGCCCGCGAGCGCGCGCCCTATATAGAGCCCCCGGAGCGCGGCCGCTCCGGGGCGGGCGTGCCAGGGGAGGGGACAGAACGCTGACCCCGCCGGGGTCTCCAGGCAACGCCGCCCGCCCGCTGGCGGACGTCAGGAGCCTTCCTGGCCTCCCATTGGCCGCCGCCAATTTTTTTCCTCTGGGGGAGGGGACGGAGAGGCCTCGGGGCGGGGCTGGCCGCCTTGGGCGCCCGGGGCGGCGTGGAGATCTCGGCCCAGATGGGTGCTGCTGGTTGGTGGCGGGAAGATACGGCTCCCTTCCTCTGGGGCTGTTCTGTCGGAAATCCCCAGCACGTCTAACGTGGTTGGGTTTCTGCAGCCCTGAACGTGTCTTTCCCCGCCCGATCCTGCTAGGCGAAATTTCGGAGCTTTTATCTCCCACTCTTTTATACTGGGCGCGGGAATTGCAAAGTGCAAGAATATTGCAACCGTCCGCGTGGCCCGGCTGCTTTGCAAAGGGTCCTCTGGCCGGGGGGGCGGGGACTTTGGGCCCTAGTTTAATGGGTGGTGGCTGCGTCCCGACTGCACGTGGAgatgcggtgggggtgggggcgggagcgGCCACGCGGGCGGCCGCCTGGGCAGTCTCTCCCGGAGGAGCCTGGGCCCGTTTCTCCGCCCCTCTTCCCGCCCAGACTGCAGTAAACAGGGCTTGAATGCCGAGGCCTGCCGGGCAGGGCTGAGTGTCTGAGGACAAGGCGCTGGCTTTGCTAATCACATCACAAGACCTTGAGCCAGGGCCAAAGTCGCAGAGTGGCGCGGGGCGTCCCGGGCGGGAGAGCCGGCTGGGAGGACGGGAGGAAAGGCCGGGAGAGCCGCGCAGGCATGGAGGCCACTTCCCGCCGCCTTGTCCGTCTGCTGGTCTGTCCGGCTTTCCCCAGTCTTCCTGGGGGTCGAGGTACAGCTGCCAGCCGAGGCTCCCGTCCGCGGCAGCCTTGGCCTGGCGCGCCTTCCTAGACCCTCCCTAGCCGTTCAGGGCGCCGCGCCCTTCCTTAGCTCGTCCTGGGTTGCGAGCTCCCGCTGAGGCCGACTTTCAGCCAGGCAAGGCTGGGCACCGATGATTCCCCTAGTGGGCTCTCCTTACCTTCTCTTGCCAGTCCCACACCCCAGAAGCCTGCATTGATATAAGATTTTGCCAGCCGGTGCCCTCTGGGTGCGAGGCAGACACCACCCCGCCCCAGCACCCAGTGAGGCTTAAGCCGCTGTCAGATCTGGGGTCCGGTCCAGGACACTTCTCCGCAGACGCTGCCTCTGAAAGGCTGGAATCCGGCCCATGATTTCGCACACCTGGCAGCCTAGGCTGTTACTGGGCCTAAATTGGAAGGTCCAGTACCTGCCAGGGAAAGAAGCTCCCGCGACCCACG
Proteins encoded in this region:
- the ZFP36L2 gene encoding mRNA decay activator protein ZFP36L2; this translates as MSTTLLSAFYDIDFLCKTEKSLANLNLNNMLDKKAVGTPVATAPSSGFTPGFLRRHSASNLHALAHPAPSPGSCSPKFPGAANGSAAAGGSASYGTLKEPSGGGGTALLNKENKFRDRSFSENGERSQHLLHLQQQQKGGGGSQINSTRYKTELCRPFEESGTCKYGEKCQFAHGFHELRSLTRHPKYKTELCRTFHTIGFCPYGPRCHFIHNADERRPAPSGGASGDLRTFSARDALHLGFPREPRPKLHHSLSFSGFPSGHHQPPGGLESPLLLDSPTSRTPPPPSCSSASSCSSSASSCSSASAASTPSGAPTCCAAAAAAALLYGTGGAEDLLAPGAPCATCSSASCANNAFAFGPELSSLITPLAIQTHNFAAVAAAAYYRSQQQQQGLVPPAQPPAPPSAPLPASAAAPPSPPFSFQLPRRLSESPVFDAPPSPPDSLSDRDSYLSGSLSSGSLSGSESPGLDPGRRLPIFSRLSISDD